Genomic DNA from Prunus persica cultivar Lovell chromosome G1, Prunus_persica_NCBIv2, whole genome shotgun sequence:
ttcttcttctttgtggtGATAATAGAGATATCTGTATATGAAGCTGGGGCTGGGGATGTGGGACCAATTGTGCACTCTAtgtatttcatatttttgtcattttggGATTTGACATGCTTTTCTTAACATGTTGATGTTTTCGCGTTTCTCTattctattttattatatgGTAGGATGCAGGATATTGAACTTATGCACATGCGGTATGCTCTAGATTCAGCTGTTCTTGCGGTTGGAGTGATGGAAAGGACTATGACTGGTGAAAGAGAAAGTCTTCATCAAGTTGCATTTGACCATTTGAAAGATCTGCAGAACCATTTGGAGGCTGTCAATGACATCCCTCGCAAGGTAGTCTATTgtgaatatgttttttttagccCAACATTTTCAATCCTAACTCCTTTTTGTGGTTGTTAAAACTGTTATTTTCTCATGTTTATGCTTGATAAGTACAACTTGCAATTACATGTCTAACATGTTTCCTCGGGCAAATCTGTTGCATTTTGTCTTTGAAAGTTGTTTTGTGTAAAATATAATCGCCgaaaaatgcatgaaaaagaaattatttatCATTCATGTTCTGATGCTAGAGAATTAGCAACTGCTAAAGGGATTgcattttggtattttgttcAAGTTTATTTTGAAGTTTCATGTTTTCCTTTGAAATCTAAATGCTCTCAATTTGTTCGTGATGTCATCAGTTTTATTAGTTTGCTGCATCTTTTTCCTGTTGTTCattgtaattattttataatgcCTCTGTAATGATGCAGATCATGATGGCGAATGTCATAATTTCGCTTTTACATATGGATGATCTTTCTCTCAATTTGGCTCATTGTGCCTCACCAGGGAGCTATTCTGAATCACATTACACATGTTCTTCAGAACAAACTGATCTAACACGTGAAGAGGGAAACAAATTGGTTGTATCTTTCACGGGGAAACTACTTGATATATTACATCACTGTCTTCCTTCAACTATAACTGAACTAGATCATGCTCTAAGTGATGGCGTAAGTAGGGGTGGAAGACAAGCATTGGAGTGGAGAGCATCAATTGCTAAACATTTCATTGAAGAGTGGGAATGGCGGTTGTCAATTTTGCAGCGTCTTCTTCCTTTATCTGAACGCCAGTGGCGGTGGAAGGAGGCATTAACTGTATTACGTGCCGCACCATCTAAACTACTTAACCTGTGAGTTCTACAagccttttcttctttgggaATTTATATGATGATCAATTGGTTCTTGTGCATGAATTACTTTTCGGATATTGGTTATAGGGTTTGCAAATGGGGGTTTATCCTATAAGAAAATGGTAGTTTATAACGATTATAAACTATATTGACCACCCAGGCCAAACAAAATGTGATGACCTCATTTGCCAAATGATAGAAATAGATGCTGATATTTGAAGATGATAGTACATCATCAGTTAATATGAAGTTGATGACATCTTATTTTCTGAAGGTAAATATTATAGTTGTTCTTATATATCTCAGTTGCATGCAAAGAGCAAAGTATGACATTGGGGAAGAAGCAGTGCATCGGTTTTCATTGTCTGCAGAAGATAAAGCTACCCTCGAATTAGCTGAGTGGGTGGATAGTGCCGTCAGAAGACAATCTGTATGATTCAGATCAAATTCCTTGAACTGCTTATTTTATGCTTGTCAGCTTTAACTATCTATAACCGTCTTGCTTAAATAATATTGCTGAATCTTTGTTGTCTTTGGTTccaaatttactttactttcCTTTCTATGTGGactttttttgtggttttgttttgtattgcgGTGCCTTCATCAGTATTCTCTCATAAAATGGCCTCACTTTTCTGGCTTTTCTAGGTAGAAGATGTAGTCTCTCGTGCTACTGATGGTGGGACTTCTACAATACATGATCTGGATTTTTCTTCATTGCGCTCCCAGTTAGGTCCTTTGGCTGCAGTAAGTGCTTAGAGTGTTAAGTCTCTATTCCCCTTTGTCTTCAAGTGAGGTTGAATATTTAATCAATTCTCTAAGGTTTAGGCTGATATTCTCAATATAACCTTCCAGATTCTTCTTTGTATTGACGTTGCTGCTACTTCTGCTCGGTCTGCAAAGATATCCCAGCAGCTTTTGGATCAGGCAATGCTCAAATAAACTCGGAAGATGAAGATACTGATATTTTGTCTTCATATATACTTGTcttagattattttgttttcaaattttctaatTTCCAGAAGATAAGTGGTGTTAAAAAatccaattaaaatttttaatgttttcttgATGATATAGAAATTGCCCAAGCCACCTCTAAGTGGTCAGTAAATACTTTTACCAAACCAACATTTATGAGAAATCGATGTGAGGAGGATAATCTGAAAGTTTCACTGTCAGTTACTATTTTACTTTTCCACCCCTAAGCAGTCAGTAAATACTTTTACCAAACCAACATTTTTGTTATTATCGTCCTCCTAAACAAATGTCATTTCATGGTCTTTTTCCCTGTTCGAAGTATTAGTTGTAAAACTTGATGCCATGTGTGAGAAATATTATGAGTTTGGAAGAAAGTAAATTTTGCCTCAATTGCTACTTTGGCTTTCCACTGGTACTGATTATTCACTCCTGGAGAAAACTCTCTCCATGTGTCACAACATCTAGAAATTTCATGTTCCCCCTAATTTGAAATTCTCTTAGGCTCCATTTAGATGAAGGTAATTGAAAGATAGGATTTGGATTTAACAAGGCTATGTTcaaaaaaactagaaaacatCATGTTGGATGTATTTAGAATAACTAGATGTAGTATATTTGAAATGACTTTATGGAAGGAGCCATCTGGAATCCATTTGTTTTCctcatttccttctaattaatattttggcaTACATGGATTGTAGTAgtctaaaaaaacaatttaaccTTATAATGTCATCTAAATCCCTAGATTTGAAATTACTCCATTCAAATGGACCCTTATTTTCCTCCATATGGTTTCCAGTAGATCGGTTTTTGTGTTAGGGTGTTTAATTCAAGAGTCATATGGTCTCCAGTGGTTTGGTTTTACGGAAAGCTATGATTTGTTATATGTGCAGGCTCAAGTTCTGCTGTCTGAGATATATCCAGGAGTTTCTCCAAAGATAGGCTCCACTTACTGGGATCAGATCCTTGAAGTGGCAGTTATTTCTGTTTTAAAACGAATCCTTAAGCGTTTACATGAGTTCTTGGATCAGGTGagatcttgaatttttttttgggggataAAGAGTTCTTATTGGCCATTAAAGACTGCACTATCTAATTATGAAGGTTGTTTAATCAGGATTTAAACACAATAATTCGTTGCCATCCTATGGttcttccatttttgtttACTTCTTGGTGTTTACTATCTGTCCCTAATAGCTTCACTGTTTAGAATGCTTACTGCATTAAAACATTCTTGGTGTTTACTTCTTACTGTTAGTTATTGATCCTGGCTTCTTGATCTGCTCATCTAGGATAATCCTCCAGCCCTTCAGGTCACTTTGTCTGGCGAGATTATTATTGCCTCACCAAAGGAATCCCTCCGACTAGGACAACGGGAACGTGTTCTTGATATGCTACATCATATGATTGAGGATGCTCACAAGGGCAAGCGGCAGTTTCTCAGTGGTACATTTTATAGTTCCCCTTTTTCGTAGTGTGGAAGGAAGGGGAAATATGCTCTATGGCTGCTCTGCTTCATATGGCTTAAACAGAAATCTGCTCTATGGCTGCTCTGCTTCATATGgcttaaacataaatatgcTCTATGGCTGCTCTGCTTCATATGGCTTAAACATGTCTTTAATTTCACACAGGTAAGCTCCATAATCTTGCAAGAGCTGTGGCTGATGAAGAAACAGAGCTAAATTTCTATAAAGGAGAAGGCCCATCTGCTGAACAGAAGGTTCTTTCTGATCTTGACAAGGATGGAGTTTTTGGACTTGGGCTAAGAGTTGCCAAGCAGATACCTTCAAGTTCTGCAATTGGAGAAACAAGTGTGCAGCCTGTTGGTTATGATGTAAAGGACAGTGGGAAGAGATTTTTTGGTTCATTAAGTACCAAACCCATGACATATCTTTCACAGTTTATTCTCCATATTGCTGCAATTGGTGACATAGTTGATGGAACTGATACAACTCAtgatttcaactttttttcaCTCGTGTATGAGTGGCCCAAAGATGTAAGATTATTTTCTGTGTTATTGAAGAATTCTTTGCTTTCTGcgttttgttttcaataaaattttggaattgaGATTTGGTTCAAACAATCGGATATTTTTGGAAGCATCTTAATTTCAGGAACTGCGTAGATACTTAGGTTTAATTTCAAAAGAGAACCTCAAACTATACAATTACAACTATTGTAGATGCGACATGAAGTACTATGTTATATTGACTTTTAGGCCCAACTATAATGGAAGTAAATGTGGAACTGATGAGTAGTTGTGCTAGTTTTTGTATGTAGCATTTCATGTTGTTTACCAGGAATGTCCCACTTGCTGAAACAGTAAACGTATACTGGATGAAGACAAAAAGTTTTAACTTTATCCCAAGCTGCAGTTTGGTTGTCAAAAGTATCTTTTTCTTGAATACGATTGTTTTTTCttatacaaaaaaagaagaagagaatgtataattaatgaaaatgaggaaaaagaaatgcaaTGCAAACTATATTTTCCATGTTACTCATATTTGTACAAGTTGAAAACTATGGTTTTTCTGTTAGAACCTATTCAAATATAATACTCGTCTCATGAAAAACTGATTAGATAGATATgtgtaataattttaattttcagaaaTACATGGTTTTTATGGATCGTTAATGTAATGGTAGCAATGATATATAAAGGGTTATTACTAGCTCTGTTTGATGCAGGACTTGCcagtctgtttttattgtttaatttgataCCAATGAAATCTGATTGTTGAAGGTCTCTTAGTTCTTAATTATGTGTCATGATCTATTTGACTTGGACTAACTTGAAAGCTGACAAGTTCTTTATGTTAGGAGTTGGCAAATTTCTGTTTCTGCTGTATTATTGATATGCTCGTGTATGGCTACTGTATTTTGCAGCTTTTAACCCGTCTTGTCTTTGATCGAGGCAGCACTGATGCAGCTGGTAAGGTAGCTGAGATTATGTGTGCAGATTTTGTCCATGAAGTAATTTCAGCATGTGTACCTCCAGTTTATCCCCCACGATCTGGTCATGGGTGGGCTTGCATTCCGGTCACTCCCACCTTCCCTAAAAGTGGCTCAGAAAATAAAGTATTGTCCCCCTCTTTCAAAGAAGCGAAGCCTAATAGTTACTGCCGTTCCTCATCATTGCCTGGAATCCCTCTATACCCTTTAGAGTTAGATATAGTAAAACATTTGGTTAAACTATCCCCAGTGAGGGCGGTCTTAGCATGTGTTTTTGGGAGTACCATTTTGTACAATGGCAGTGATTCTTCTATATCGAGCTCCTTGGACGGAGGATTGCTGCAGGCACCTGATGTTGACCGGTTGTTTTATGAGTTTGCTCTTGATCAATCTGAGAGGTTACTTTCATGCCTGTaaattattttcctttgtCATTTACATTATGGTTTCCTAGTTTTTACTTGTTATTTTGACGTGCAGGTTCCCAACTTTAAACCGATGGATACAAATGCAAACTAACCTTCATCGAGTTTCGGAGTTTGCTGTAACCATTAAGCAAACTGCCGATGGTGGTGAGGCTAGAGCTGAAGCAAGAGCTATCAAGAGACTACGTGAGATTGATAGTGATACTGAGTCAGAAGTTGATGACATTGTTGGTAGCAGTAGTGTTTCAACAGCTTTACCAGACGCCAGTGGCCAAGATGGTGCAGCTACTGAACCTTGGGATGGTTCTTCAAAATCTGACGTTGCTGAGCTTGACACTTcagttttcctttcttttgattGGGAAAATGAAGAACCATATGAGAAAGCTGTACAGCGGTATTGTAGTTCTGTCTTGTTTCAACATTCATTCAAATAAACAGTTACTCGTtcacttctttttcctttttgggtcTCAATACTTGTTCACTTCTTCAGCTGATTTTATTGTTATCTTCTGCTGGTGTTCTCTATAAATGTTTGCTAACATTCTGGCATGTTTACTTTGAATTCTAAGGTGGGACTCACATTGCTAAGTCAATTTTTCGAATTGTATGACCTACTAAGATACATACTCAGAAATCTTCCACTAGACAGAAAGCATGATCGTATGACTGGTTCTAGTGCTGAAAAAGCAGAGTGAAAGAAGACTTTTCAGACATAAGGAATTTTATGAGAAATATATGCATGCATATGTTGGATTAGCGTCTTTAGTTTCTATGGAGTTTCATGTATAAATTATCTGGTTTTGGAGAGCATATTTATCGGGAAttgcctttattttttggagGGAGGGTGTGTTATTGGTGTCAATTctgttcttcttttgtttgcttttagGATAATTTTGTCATCATGCTGACAATTGAAGGTGGCATTACTCTTTCCAGTCACTGATTGCTGTCAATTAACAGATTGATAGATGAAGGAAAACTCATGGATGCTCTTGCACTTTCTGATCGCTTTCTACGTAATGGAGCTTCAGATCAATTACTTCAGCTAATCATTGAATGTGGGGAAGAAAATCATTCAGTCGCTGGACTCTCTCAGGGTTATGGAGGCAATAGTATCTGGAGCAATAATTGGCAGTATTGCCTGCGGTTGAAAGATAAACAAGTGGCTGCTAGACTTGCTCTCAAGTATGTAATGTCATGGGTTTATAAGTTCCCTTGGTGAATGCTAGCTGATAAGAAATATATTAAGATATTTTCCTTTGGCATCtatcatctttattttttacatttgTGGAGCAGTGCTTGGTTCTAGTAATAAAAATGTTCCTATTTGATATTTCAGATTTATATACATGgccttttattaatttttaagtgATGCAGGAAGTTTATGAATCTATTGCGGTCTTTAATGAAAATGTCTTGTTCCTGTTAGTTGGAAAGAGTCAATTCCCCACTCGTTCCCTCTGagtctctttttttggttcgGCTTGGTTCCTAGCATTACATGTTGTAAATCAGCTAAACACTTTTCCCATTGTTGCACTGATGGTATGTAGGAACAATTACGTGCTTCTTTCCATAGAATTTCTAGAATCTTACAAGTTTTATTCCAGGTATATGCATAGATGGGAGTTGGATGCTGCTTTGGATGTTCTCACAATGTGCAGCTGCCACCTACCTCAAAATGATCCCATTAGGAAGGAGGTACTGCTTTTTGATTTGATAAGTTGCTTATATTCTATTACTGCTAAATCTCTGTCTCAATTACCTGAAGCTTGATAAGGGTTCTCTATTTTGCATTAATTTTTCATCTATTTTTGGTTGATGATGTACTCCTTTTGGATGCATAGGTCATGCATATGAGACAAGCTTTGCAGAGGTACAGCCACATTCTAAATGCAGATGAGCACTTTAGCAGCTGGCAAGAGGTTAAAATTCTGGACTCTGTGGACTAAAATGAGAAGTGAAAATGATAGAGATATTAAGAGCATAGTTCtgctagtttttatttatttatttcatggtAGCATGGATATCGTATTAATTTGGGTTttattctctctttttgtttttctttgtccaATGTCAGGTTGAAGCAGAGTGTAAGGAAGATCCTGAGGGGTTAGCACTTAGATTAGCTGGAAAAGGAGCTGTTTCTGCTGCTTTAGAAGTGGCTGAAAGTGCAGGATTATCCATAGAATTGAGGAGGGAACTGCAGGGCCGGCAACTTGTAAAACTTTTGACTGCAGATCCTCTCAGTGGTGGAGGTCCAGCAGAAGCTTCACGATTTCTTTCTTCCCTACGTGACTCAGATGATGCTCTACCAGTTGCCATGGGTGCAATGCAGCTTTTACCTGATTTGCGGTCAAAGCAGCTGCTTGtaattagttttctttttggcaaTATTCTGCTGGAAATTTATTTTGATCTCATAAAGTATAGTATTTGagttttgaatttcatatacCTCTTagttgtgatttttatttttattttttacttttgtaaAGGTTCATTTCTTCCTGAAGCGAAGAGAAGGGAATCTTTCAGATGTTGAGGTTTCTCGGCTTAACTCATGGGCCTTAGGTCTTCGTGTTCTGGCTGCCTTGCCGTTGCCATGGCAGCAAAGATGTTCTTCCTTGCACGAGCACCCGCATTTGATACTTGAGGTTCTTCTGATGAGGAAACAGCTACAGTCTGCTGCATTGGTTAGATATCACTTCTTAAGTTCCTTCAGTCACACACGAATGTCTAGCATATTTTGTATTTAGAAAGATTTGAATACCATAAGATCATTTGTCACTACTTACTGCATGAAAGGCATAAAATTTGGATTGCGATTCCTTATCCGGTTTGGTGTTTTGCATGTTTTTCTGTGTTTGTAGTTCTCTGATGCTGTTACTTAATCAACATTTTTTTGCTTAACAGATTCTCAAAGAATTTCCTTTGTTGAGAGACAATAATGTCATTATTGCCTACGCTGCTAAAGCTATTGCTATCAGTATTAGCTCACCTCCAAGAGAATATCGAGTATCTGTTTCGGGGACTAGATTAAAGCAGAAAACAAGAACAGGTGCTCCTGTGAGGTCTTCTTTCACTAGCAGTCTAAATAACTTGCAAAAAGAGGCTCGTCGAGCTTTCTCTTGGGCTCCACGAAATACTGGAGACAGGGCCGCCCCAAAAGATGTTTACCGTAAAAGAAAGAGTTCTGGATTGACATCATCGGAAAAAGTAGCTTGGGAGGCCATGGCTGGTATCCAGGAGGATCGTGCTTCATCATATTCTGTTGATGGGCAAGAACGGCTTCCTGCTATTTCAATTTCTGAAGAATGGATGCTAACTGGTGATTCAACGAAGGATGAAGCTGTTCGTGCATCTCACCGATATGAAAGTGCCCCTGACATTACCCTTTTCAAGGTATTCTAGTGAAATAGGCTATACCTTTTGCATTTTAATTTGCAAAGCACCCCTAGATACATAATAAAGACAGTAAAGCTAAATATGTTCCTTGCTGTCCATAAAGCTAATAATGTTTCATACTGCCATTTGCTCCATTTCATATGTAGATATTATGGGAGAATCCATGGGTTAATCTTACATCGGTATTCTAACTTCTGAGGATTGCCAATTTCATAAGGGCACGCAAGCTTAATTATACACTTTCCCTGTATGAAGTTTTCCTCTGATTTGTAACATTTTATGCTTGTATATCCAGTTAAAGTAGTGGGTTCTTCAGCATGCTGGGATCTTGTTTAGGCATGCTGCTCGGCTGACAGTttggtatttatttttgtaggcACTGCTTTCTCTATGTTCTGATGACTCTGTCTCTGCAAAGAGTGCATTGGATTTGTGTGTTAATCAGATGAAGAATGTGCTGAGCTCCCAACAATTGCCAGAGAATGCATCTATGGAAATAATTGGTCGAGCATATCATGCCACTGAGACGTTTGTACAGGTATACCTTCAGTAAGCTCTTACAACATGGTTAAAATTCCATAACCAACAAAGGCAGATCATGTATCTTTGCCTTGTAAAGACAGGGTTATGGTTTTGTTATGCAATCACCTTTATGTGCAGTTTAGTTGGTAATGCAGATTGCAATGCTAGTTCTCACCGCATGCTTTTACAGGGGCTACTTTATGCTAAATCCCTGCTGAGAAAGCTTGTGGGTGGTAGTGATTTGTCGAGTAATTCTGAAAGAAGTAGGGACGCTGATGATGCATCCTCTGATGCTGGTAGCTCCAGTGTGGGCAGTCAGTCCACAGATGAGCTATCTGAAGTTCTCTTGCAGGCAGACATTTGGCTAGGACGTGC
This window encodes:
- the LOC18793494 gene encoding uncharacterized protein LOC18793494 isoform X3 — translated: MGWDLLSGKTTARRKLMQLLWRSKSQVFRLEESSLYSNLSDEVSCVEYLCDSLCYQLDLASFVACVNSGQSWNSKLSLMLSAKEQIAFSSEDQQLDPFVENFVLERLSVQSPLRVLFDVVPGIKFQEAIELISMQPISSTLEAWKRMQDIELMHMRYALDSAVLAVGVMERTMTGERESLHQVAFDHLKDLQNHLEAVNDIPRKIMMANVIISLLHMDDLSLNLAHCASPGSYSESHYTCSSEQTDLTREEGNKLVVSFTGKLLDILHHCLPSTITELDHALSDGVSRGGRQALEWRASIAKHFIEEWEWRLSILQRLLPLSERQWRWKEALTVLRAAPSKLLNLCMQRAKYDIGEEAVHRFSLSAEDKATLELAEWVDSAVRRQSVEDVVSRATDGGTSTIHDLDFSSLRSQLGPLAAILLCIDVAATSARSAKISQQLLDQAQVLLSEIYPGVSPKIGSTYWDQILEVAVISVLKRILKRLHEFLDQDNPPALQVTLSGEIIIASPKESLRLGQRERVLDMLHHMIEDAHKGKRQFLSGKLHNLARAVADEETELNFYKGEGPSAEQKVLSDLDKDGVFGLGLRVAKQIPSSSAIGETSVQPVGYDVKDSGKRFFGSLSTKPMTYLSQFILHIAAIGDIVDGTDTTHDFNFFSLVYEWPKDLLTRLVFDRGSTDAAGKVAEIMCADFVHEVISACVPPVYPPRSGHGWACIPVTPTFPKSGSENKVLSPSFKEAKPNSYCRSSSLPGIPLYPLELDIVKHLVKLSPVRAVLACVFGSTILYNGSDSSISSSLDGGLLQAPDVDRLFYEFALDQSERFPTLNRWIQMQTNLHRVSEFAVTIKQTADGGEARAEARAIKRLREIDSDTESEVDDIVGSSSVSTALPDASGQDGAATEPWDGSSKSDVAELDTSVFLSFDWENEEPYEKAVQRLIDEGKLMDALALSDRFLRNGASDQLLQLIIECGEENHSVAGLSQGYGGNSIWSNNWQYCLRLKDKQVAARLALKYMHRWELDAALDVLTMCSCHLPQNDPIRKEVMHMRQALQRYSHILNADEHFSSWQEVEAECKEDPEGLALRLAGKGAVSAALEVAESAGLSIELRRELQGRQLVKLLTADPLSGGGPAEASRFLSSLRDSDDALPVAMGAMQLLPDLRSKQLLVHFFLKRREGNLSDVEVSRLNSWALGLRVLAALPLPWQQRCSSLHEHPHLILEVLLMRKQLQSAALILKEFPLLRDNNVIIAYAAKAIAISISSPPREYRVSVSGTRLKQKTRTGAPVRSSFTSSLNNLQKEARRAFSWAPRNTGDRAAPKDVYRKRKSSGLTSSEKVAWEAMAGIQEDRASSYSVDGQERLPAISISEEWMLTGDSTKDEAVRASHRYESAPDITLFKALLSLCSDDSVSAKSALDLCVNQMKNVLSSQQLPENASMEIIGRAYHATETFVQGLLYAKSLLRKLVGGSDLSSNSERSRDADDASSDAGSSSVGSQSTDELSEVLLQADIWLGRAELLQSLLGSGIAASLDDIADKESSACLRDRLIVDERYSMAVYTCKKCKIDVVPVWNAWGHALIRMEHYAQARVKFKQALQLYKADPAPVILEIINTIEGGPPVDVSAVRSMYEHLAKSAPTILDDSLSADSYLNVLYLPSTFPRSERSRRSHESANNNSTYISDFEDGPRSNLDSVRYVECVNYLQEYARQHLLNFMFRHGHYNDACMLFFPPNTVAPPPQPSTVGVASSSSSPQRPDPLGTDYGTIDDLCDLCIGYGAMPILEEVISERMTSANPKDVAVNQYTAAALARICIYCETHRHFNYLYKFQVIKKDHVAAGLCCIQLFMNSSLQEEAIKHLENAKMHFDEALSARYKGGDSTKLVTKGVRGKSASEKLTEEGLVKFSARVAIQVEVVRSYNDSDGPHWKHSLFGNPNDPETFRRRCKIAESLVEKNFDLAFQVIYEFNLPAVDIYAGVAASLAERKRGSQLTEFFRNIKGTIDDDDWDQVLGAAINVYANKHKERPDRLIDMLTSSHRKVLACVVCGRLKSAFQIASRSGSVADVQYVAHQALHANALPVLDMCKQWLAQYM